A part of Aegilops tauschii subsp. strangulata cultivar AL8/78 chromosome 2, Aet v6.0, whole genome shotgun sequence genomic DNA contains:
- the LOC109736806 gene encoding importin subunit beta-1 — translation MDESIDMSDALAHASNPDDNIRSIGEGMLKRLHNLDLPNFLLRLSSELLREGSPEESRVLAAITLKNSLDSKDPALKDAHEDLLSLKWLNLHPSIRSEIKTNLLMTLESDSTQSHSRRPSSKVIAKVIARVACMEIPRNQWLDLVGKLVDNMASSSSSLKQATLEVLEYIFEEKIPKVLKGNQVDDVMACVINALKNQVLSSEVHLAALKVLLNILELAKFKGHAWRNSIVAVCDVAVVTVCDVAGGRGESGAEIKEAAFECLVAMASTCHTKLEPYKEIMLSLTSQALEGDVESVKVQCIKLWMTICQEEINWEEEEEEEEGEEEEEEEEEEEEEEEGASSFIDTLCSFVPLLLRTYLKEEGDLKQEDIWKQEDEGDGDISMTAEQEEEGDGDISMTAEQEEEGDENVEQEEDETLQGISMTCLGLAARIMKGGIVPLVMHFVVENMNGPHKVAALSPLGFILEGPSVKQLAPVVDLLLTMMEDGEEGVRGKAAWSLGRLFELVGANRIMRNKVVTLDGIMRVLIEGSKDVPQVSTEVHGALCFLARSYGDDAKSKSNLSQLSPFVPPVIDALICASDLARDTPYRLLACPYKALSEIVRVSHVQDLQVCRALIGLMSHIMRRLNTVLHGHGAISSLKRKNQLEVLLCGLLNVLIHKLGSSKNFTLKWSAKCVLLLLCPLLTRDSTSARDGAALAIGALAHAIGGDFGQHMPMLLQYFSVKRLFPVYLEVMCDICQVLRKKGKKEEVVPSFDHIMDVLCEGMTEVTLQPPILSSIGQIALALALGEKFEKYLPLVMEKLLVVEKLTQVKSEEQDEDHSTKVREGIFEAYYGIIGGITDPRSGFKVGLALLDFSEQERKRRDRDGRTLTAGVHALSQLPPRVEVWSEGFIRLMQEASIYGRVQVTEGQQKASIYGRVQVTEGQQSGGLR, via the exons ATGGATGAATCAATTGATATGAGTGATGCTCTGGCACATGCTTCCAACCCAGATGACAACATAAGGTCAATAGGAGAAGGCATGCTAAAGCGGCTCCATAATCTTGATCTTCCCAACTTCCTCCTACGACTATCATCTGAGCTCTTGAGGGAGGGGAGTCCAGAAGAGTCTAGGGTACTTGCTGCCATCACCCTTAAGAACTCATTGGACTCAAAGGATCCTGCACTCAAGGATGCGCACGAGGATCTACTTTCTCTAAAATGGCTCAACCTCCATCCCTCAATCCGATCCGAGATTAAAACGAACTTGCTCATGACACTAGAATCTGATTCAACGCAATCTCATTCAAGGCGCCCCTCATCAAAAGTTATTGCAAAAGTTATTGCTAGAGTTGCATGCATGGAGATACCCCGGAATCAATGGCTGGACCTTGTTGGTAAATTAGTGGACAACATGGCAAGTTCATCTTCTTCCCTGAAGCAAGCAACTCTAGAGGTGCTGGAGTATATCTTCGAGGAGAAGATCCCTAAAGTTCTTAAGGGGAATCAAGTGGATGATGTTATGGCTTGTGTCATCAATGCATTGAAGAACCAAGTTCTAAGTTCTGAAGTCCATCTGGCAGCCCTTAAAGTTCTACTCAACATTCTTGAGTTAGCTAAGTTTAAAGGTCATGCTTGGAGAAATTCTATAGTGGCAGTTTGTGATGTGGCAGTAGTGACTGTTTGTGATGTGGCAGGAGGCCGGGGTGAATCTGGAGCGGAGATCAAAGAGGCGGCATTTGAGTGCCTTGTTGCAATGGCATCCACTTGTCATACCAAATTAGAACCATACAAGGAAATCATGTTGAGTCTTACATCCCAAGCTTTGGAAGGAGATGTGGAATCAGTTAAAGTCCAATGTATTAAGTTGTGGATGACTATTTGCCAAGAAGAGATTAAttgggaagaggaggaggaggaggaagaaggagaagaagaagaagaagaagaagaagaagaagaagaagaagaagaaggggcatCTAGCTTTATTGATACTCTCTGTTCATTTGTTCCACTTCTCCTACGCACTTACTTAAAAGAAGAGGGAGATTTAAAACAAGAGGACATTTGGAAACAGGAAGATGAGGGAGATGGAGACATTTCCATGACTGCGGAACAAGAAGAAGAGGGAGATGGAGACATTTCCATGACTGCGGAACAAGAAGAAGAGGGAGATGAAAATGTGGAACAAGAGGAAGATGAGACTCTACAAGGCATTTCCATGACATGCCTAGGCCTTGCAGCTCGAATTATGAAGGGTGGAATTGTCCCCCTTGTGATGCATTTTGTTGTGGAAAACATGAATGGGCCACATAAGGTAGCAGCATTGTCTCCATTAGGTTTTATCCTTGAAGGTCCCTCTGTCAAGCAACTTGCTCCTGTGGTTGATTTATTGCTTACCATGATGGAAGATGGGGAGGAAGGTGTAAGAGGCAAGGCTGCATGGAGTCTTGGGCGGCTGTTTGAGCTTGTTGGTGCAAATAGAATTATGAGAAATAAAGTGGTGACCCTGGATGGGATCATGAGGGTCTTGATAGAGGGGAGCAAAGATGTCCCTCAAGTGTCCACTGAAGTGCATGGAGCTCTATGTTTTCTTGCAAGAAGTTATGGAGATGATGCAAAGTCAAAGTCAAACTTATCTCAGCTTTCACCTTTTGTTCCGCCTGTTATTGATGCTCTCATTTGTGCTTCAGATCTGGCTAGGGATACTCCTTATAGGCTTCTTGCATGTCCTTATAAAGCATTGAGTGAGATTGTAAGAGTCAGTCACGTTCAAGACTTGCAAGTCTGTCGGGCACTTATAGGTTTGATGTCTCATATCATGAGAAGATTGAACACTGTGCTTCATGGTCATGGTGCAATTTCATCTCTTAAGAGGAAGAACCAACTTGAGGTCTTGCTGTGTGGTCTACTTAATGTCTTAATCCACAAGCTTGGAAGCAGCAAAAATTTTACACTTAAGTGGTCTGCTAAATGTGTGTTGCTGTTATTGTGCCCTCTGTTGACCCGTGACAGTACTAGTGCACGTGATGGAGCAGCCCTTGCCATTGGTGCTCTTGCTCATGCCATTGGTGGTGATTTTGGACAACACATGCCTATGCTGCTACAATATTTTAGTGTGAAGCGACTCTTTCCAGTTTATCTAGAAGTGATGTGTGATATTTGCCAAGTCTTGAGAAAAAAGGGGAAAAAGGAAGAAGTGGTGCCATCCTTTGATCATATTATGGATGTTCTGTGCGAAGGTATGACAGAAGTGACACTTCAGCCTCCAATTCTATCAAGCATTGGACAgattgctcttgctcttgctcttggtgAGAAATTTGAGAAATACCTGCCTCTAGTTATGGAAAAGCTTCTAGTTGTGGAAAAGCTTACTCAGGTCAAGTCAGAGGAACAGGATGAGGATCATAGTACCAAAGTTAGGGAGGGAATATTTGAGGCCTACTATGGCATAATAGGGGGTATAACTGACCCAAGGTCTGGATTCAAGGTAGGATTGGCTCTACTTGACTTCAGTGAACAGGAGAGGAAGAGAAG GGACAGGGACGGAAGGACCTTGACAGCAGGAGTTCATGCCTTGTCTCAGCTTCCTCCTAGAGTGGAGGTTTGGTCAGAGGGGTTTATTCGATTGATGCAGGAAGCAAGTATTTATGGTCGAGTGCAGGTAACAGAAGGACAGCAGAAAGCAAGTATTTATGGTCGAGTGCAGGTAACAGAAGGACAGCAGAGTGGGGGCTTGAGGTAG